CCACTATTAAACTAAATGAGAAAATTGCCTAAGAACAGCAAAATTCAACTCACACATGACTCACAATGCTGTGAAAGATGCAGCTGGCTGTAACAGATAAAGCTGCCTTAACAAAAATAAGCACAAGCACTTGTTCCTGTAAATGTAAAGCCTACATTTAACCATTTACATACAGCAGCTCTACTGCAGTTATGTgcttttttattaaatgcaacAACATATATCATCCACACTCCTGGATGGAGGATCTGAACATCAAATAAGAACCAAATAAACCTTGAATATAGAATTGAGCGTGAAATCCTGAGAAATGCATCACATGTAAATCATCTATGGATAATACTTAAATTCAACATTATGTACAGTCCAACATGCATATAAATAGGCATACTGCTCGTAAATGATGTCAGCAAAAATCATGAAATCTTGTCACTATCACATGGTTAAGGCCCTGTTGGCCCAGCTGTGAGAGAAACACTAACCAGTTAGCGTCCCATGATGTGGATTCAACTTTATTAAGTGGCATCAGACATTAACAAAAGAGCCAGCATCATCTTACCTAAATTCCTCAGGATAAATCAACCCTCTTAAGTGTCAACCTTTCTTCAGGGAAAGAGTAAGAGAGAGTGCAAGCCAGGAGTGAGCGAAACGTCAAAGAGGAAGCCCTAGGCTGGATTCCAAAAAGTTATCCCCTCCACTTTTCTGTTGATGGAGGCAGAATCCTTTAAAACAATCAGAACAGAACAAATGCACTTGAgctggtgggaaaaaaaaactaaacaaaacaaaacacgtgACACATTGAACTACATGGGAGCATTCTGGGGGTCAGTGGAGTGGGGAGGGGTGATGGTGTTAGGGCATGGGGGAGGGTCTGGGGTATGAGGCCGCTGCATCACAGTCCTTGTCTGTTGTTCTGTCAGGCGTTCTGGAACTGTGGATGTGCAAAGGCTTGCAGTACTGCGGTGGTCAATGGAACATGCTGAAGCGCACACTTTCTTTCAGTGTGCCTGGGGTGTGGTCACAGACACgcttaaaacagacacatgacTAAAGAGCTgctaaattaaattacacactGCATTCAGAGTACATGTGTTTGCTGTAAATACCAGAATGACATCTTGTAAACATTGCAATGACAATGACTAACCACCACTTCTTAGTAAAAACATGACACCTGCAGTTTTTACTAAATTAGTAAGAAAGCTATGTGAAAATGTACACTGGTTAAATGGTAAATGCTGCCTTTACAACAatgatgcttttcatttttggcacatactgtacagggAGGtatttattaactgtgttttattgagGTTACAGTTAGAATGGTAGTTGAACTGCAATGCATTGAACTGTATAGGTATACCATAGAAAATAGCTGGCTACAATAAACGCTCGCAGTATCATACTTATTACTTAAGTCACATGCAGAGAACTCTTCCGTTTGAGCTTTTCTCATTAGTACAATTTATGTAAGTAATAGAGTTCTGCAAATGCTTGTAATGGCAATTACTGTGAATGCctagtttgttgttgttgcatgtgAGATGAAGAGACACCATGCCATGCATATCACTAATCATTCATATCAGCATGGCATCATGTGGTTACTAGATGGCATGGTGAGTTTTCATGAGTGAACAATTGTGTCAAGCAATGTGTCTGTTTCAGTGTCAAGTTATTGTGTACAcattctaattttctgagacTATacaactgtaaaacataaatCTATATTTTGTTATGGCTATATGAACTTGCGATATTTTCCCCACAGGTGTATTAAACACTGACATACATTTAATGGAATTTTTTGTTAATGTCCGTACCATTAACAAAAGAGTGATGTTGCACTTCCAGGTGGACGTCATGGTAACTACGGCTGCTTTTGCTGTTGGTCAAGCAGATCAGAGACAGAGACCACACCTGCAAACCATGTGAACAACATGATACAAACGGCTATGTTCAGTTCAAAATGCTGTCTCATCACTTCAGACACTAATGCATGTTTGCGTGtcatgtgaatcatttaggcCTTATATGAATGTAGAAAAAGACTTTAAACATTACACAAAACCCCAGAAACTCATTAGCTGAGCGCATTTAAGGTTCTACTTAGGGTGATGGCCACTGACTGATATGAAATGCAAAATTTCTCGTGACAATTCATGCATTCTGGGTATGAGCTGCGACACATCCGCCTTTCATATTGTTCCACAGACACATTGTTTATCATCTCTTGCATCAATCGTAACCACTTTCAATTCAATAATAGGCCCTCCACAAAATAACAATCGGATAAACTTACAAAGCTAACAAAACTGTAACTGtggttaattattttattaactctTTTATTTTGGATGGACCATTGTGCTGTGCCCATTTCATCAAGTGTAGAGAACTACCCAATTCGAAACATAACCCCATTTTACTAAGTGTTTACAAATGATGCATAAAACTCTGTTTGCTGAATGTtgaagatttaattaaatattaataccaGTGCATGTATTGGAAATCAGAGAGACAGTTTCAATCCTGTACTTTAATGTTAAAGGGGCTGCTTTATGTTTGAATTGAGGCATGAGCAAGTGTTATGTACTTTATCAGTGTGAGTGATTTTAACTTGCCATCTCATGTTAAATGCCACCGCTCGTCCATAACCCTCATCATAAGCAACAAACGTTATTGTTCAGAGGAGGTGTTACTTGCAATCTTCCTCCTTTGTGTTACTCATTAATTCAACTCTGTGCCTCCCAAAGAAGAACGAGGGAGAGCAGGAGAATAGCATCTAAGGAAAACATTACAACACCCCCCCCTGCAGGCTTTCGACTGACTAACATCACCTGATTAAATCACTTTTAGCATTGTTCCACAACAAGACAAATGTCTAAAGGTAATTAATCCCCATAAAGAATATTTTACAGGATATATTAAAATGCTAGAGATTCTATGTTGACAGCACATGTCTCTTAAAGACACCAAATAGATCTGACATCCTTAGAAATGCTTTATCTTGTTATCCGCCCACTCATGACCAGGACTGTACCACATACAGTGCAGTAaatcactgtcagtgttttgtcaGCAAAACTTAAAAACACATGTGATGAAATTgtaccttaaaaaaaaaaaagagatgcagATATAAGAtgaggggaaaataaaaaactgttttgtgcATTAAAAGTCTGAGTTGGTCATGCATTTATAGTGTATATCCTTCTATTGcacattcattaaaatgtcaatataaatgttaagtttcaatacaaaacatttatttaaaagaaacgTTACAAGGTGGTGAGATTTAAAAAGTTATAGATTTATAGCCAATCAATTTAACACTAATCCTTTCAGTTTTACtgaaaataacaatacaaacataaGATCTATTTAAGATTTCACAGATTAATGTAAGACGCACAACAAAGCATGCTATACAAATTTAGAATACACATTAAAAATTATTGGTGTTCAGACAGTTGTAGCAACTCTGACAGGTGGTGGAGGAACAAATGTGGGGAGAGGCATTGACTTTTCAGAAGGAgtctaaaagaaaataaacacaagagcgttaatttactgtaaaagaagaaaagggtCAATGTTCCacttacatattttattacagaGACTACCTGCTGAAATCTGTTGTAATCAGGGGGAGACTTCAGGCCTCCTGTCAGCAGCTGACCGGGAGCTGTAGCTGACCGAGTTGTTATTGCCTGGTGAGTAAGAAGAAACAAGGTCAGAAGCAACCAAAATCTCAAATGCAGAATTAATAGGGGAACATGCTAATGAATAACTACAGTCTGGTCCATGATATGTAGAGCATGACATGACAAATGTATTAATAGGGGGCCCAAactgagccacacacacagatagaagAGGAAAACGTCTGGAAAATTAGTAAATGGGAAAAGCTACATGCCACCCTTGCCTACCACTGTGCCCCTGCTACTAGAGTATGTTCTATATTACATGCAGACTCCCCATCAACTGTGACCCCTGATCATTGTGTTGTAGCTCTCTCAAACTCTGAATATTTATTATGACGGCCGGTGATGTGATTCTAACCTGCTCCACCGCTCTGGTCTTGGGATATCTAGTCTGTTGACCTGCAAAACATAAATGAAGGAATATTTATTCCAGAAGAAAAcaggttttctctgttttaagACTTGACAATAAAAGGCATACTTGACCTACTTTTCCTCTTGCAGTAGTAGACATAGAGGGAGATGAGAccacccagcagcagcaacaagaagAGGAGGCTACATGGGATTCCAGCTGCAATGCCAGCAATGGCAGGGCCACTAAGCCCATTAGCTTCTGTCAACAGACCAGTGATTTAACCACTGCTATTATCATCAAGTAAGCAGATTAGAAAAGTGATGCTTTAATACACATAAAGTCTAAATATTTGCCATACTTGGACCAACTCTATGAGCCATAGAGGGTGCTCCCTCCATCATACGAGCTTTCGGGATGATTCGAAACTGGTACGTCTGGTGGGGATTGAGGGTAGAGATGTTGGCGCTCCGAGCAGAGCCAGATGTCTGTAGGATGGAGCGATAAGTGTTGGAGCTGCCTCTAGCTTGGATTCCATTGCTAAGGTTTTTCATGAGATCTGGTCCAATCATCTGGACGTCAAACCCTTTGTAACAAAAAGCACAAGCAATTCTGTTTTGCATGATAGTGGCATCAACATTGACTAGTCACCATACAAGATCAAACTTTCACTGATTCGTGTTACAAGCCTGTTTGATAAGGAAAGTATTGCTGTTACATATATGTCATAACAAAAactgacatttgcatttcacaGTGCTTCTGTCATTAAAATATCTTTTCCCACAACACAGTGCTGCTCAGCTAGTGGATTCACACATTACTTAATATTTACACCCCTATTTTCAGAGCcaagtttctgttttcaaaGCTGTGCTGATTTCACAAAGCAGTTGTGCTGACATGTGCAAATTCAAAATAGGAATGATGAGTTTGTAAATGGTGTCTAAAGATATTCTAGTGGACAGGTTCCTGAAGTTAATTACTACTTTACCTGTAACAACGGAGGTAGGCGGTATCTCCCAGGTCAGTGTGACACTGGTTCGATCTTTGTTAGGGAACAAACTGGAATTTGAGATGGACGGTCCTGGAGAGGGAGGTATTGTAAGCAAGAGGGAGATTAAGTAAGGTAGGAGAGGGGGAGGTATGGGTATAACAAGACTAGAGAGCATTGTTTAAAGGGAAACAGCAATCTCAGGTATTACTTAGCTCTCTGTCTGAGGGCCCATTGTCTCCTTTCATTCTGTAAGTCAAAAGATACTAATTCAAGTACTATGTACTACTTTACATTGCTACAGCAAGTAGTAATTTATAGCTCAAGCCATCTAAATGTTCTATGATAAAAAGATCAATTTTGCCCTTGGAAATGTTGTAGAGGTTACACGAGCTGTGTAGgtcaagtaaagtacaagtacctcaaaactgaTTTTAACAATACTACTTTGGTAAGTATGTGGAACAGCAGTACTCTACCTTCTAACTGTATTTCCCTCATCTGGCTGCCCAGTGGGTTGCGGCAGGTGCAGGTGTAGTTGTAAAGAAGAATGTTGCTGATGTTGTAATTGGGAATTTGGAGCTGTGTGGTGTCGTTGCTGATCTGGTAAACTGCCCCGCT
This genomic stretch from Anabas testudineus chromosome 16, fAnaTes1.2, whole genome shotgun sequence harbors:
- the vsig10l gene encoding V-set and immunoglobulin domain-containing protein 10-like; the protein is MTCLDTFVRLNAVSVTIFLSFSVQGGYCELMISPAGPKQVNSIAGSNVTLAVSFSGAPDPAVAWFMGHLPVVTWTINSTTPPDIAENIRKVVKLELNGSLTFVNVTLGYTNNYTVEMTKPGMSKAALTFTLEVFERPSGNPVCFVQLVMNSSLQYHCEWPGGTPQAQLSFPAFSNTSSGAGSFSVTVNASDHLNGKAVTCIADHPAGQNKCNITANSPIDFLPAVSSTVDAQDRLVVTITCVSEASPKAVVSWTKGSEALTSGAVYQISNDTTQLQIPNYNISNILLYNYTCTCRNPLGSQMREIQLEGPSISNSSLFPNKDRTSVTLTWEIPPTSVVTGFDVQMIGPDLMKNLSNGIQARGSSNTYRSILQTSGSARSANISTLNPHQTYQFRIIPKARMMEGAPSMAHRVGPKANGLSGPAIAGIAAGIPCSLLFLLLLLGGLISLYVYYCKRKSQQTRYPKTRAVEQAITTRSATAPGQLLTGGLKSPPDYNRFQQTPSEKSMPLPTFVPPPPVRVATTV